Genomic DNA from Shouchella patagoniensis:
ACGAAGAGAAAAAATCAACAACTGTAACAGGTGTTGAGATGTTCCGTAAGCTTCTTGACTATGCTGAAGCTGGCGACAACATTGGAGCTCTTCTTCGTGGAGTAGCACGTGAAGATATCCAACGTGGACAAGTACTTGCTAAGCCAGGTACAATCACTCCACACACAAACTTCAAAGCTGAAGTTTATGTTCTTTCAAAAGAAGAGGGTGGACGTCACACTCCATTCTTCTCTAACTATCGTCCACAATTCTATTTCCGTACAACTGACGTAACTGGTATCTGCCAATTACCTGAAGGTACAGAAATGGTTATGCCTGGTGATAACATTGAAATGACAATTGAGCTTATCGCTCCAATCGCGATTGAAGAAGGTACTAAATTCTCAATCCGTGAAGGTGGCCGTACTGTAGGCGCCGGCGTTGTAGCTACAATTCAAAAATAAGCATTAGCTTATAAAAAAAGAAGGCGGTTTTCAAATCGTCTTCTTTTTCTTTTGTTTTTTAAATAAACTCTTGCATTCATAGATAGGAGTCTATATAATAGTATGAGTGTGCCCCGATAGGTGCGTTTCTTTATGTATTTATACAAAAGTGAAACGAATGAGGATTGTGCACGTCTGACAGCGATGATGTGGAAGGTTGCTGACACACCCGGCCCCTTTGCCATGGGAGGGTGAGGAAATTTCCACGGAGTATGTCTATTTTAAAAATGGACGATAAAGGAGGGCTATCATGGCAAAGCAAAAGATTCGTATTCGTTTAAAAGCGTATGATCACCGCGTGCTAGATCAGTCGGCTGAGAAGATTGTAGAAACGGCAAAACGTTCAGGTGCGAGCGTATCAGGACCGATTCCGCTTCCAACTGAGAAGTCTGTATACACAGTACTTCGTGCGGTTCACAAGTATAAAGATTCTCGTGAACAGTTCGAAATGCGTACGCATAAACGTCTTATCGATATTGTAAATCCAACACCACAAACTGTGGATGCGCTTATGCGTTTGGATCTACCGTCTGGCGTTGACATTGAAATTAAACTGTAAGAACTATATAAATCTAACATTTAGTAGGAGGTGTAACGGATGACCAAAGGAATCTTAGGTAGAAAAATAGGTATGACTCAAGTTTTCGCTGAAAACGGTGAAGTCATCCCAGTAACGGTTATTGAGGCAGAACCAAACGTTGTACTTCAAAAGAAATCAGTTGAATCTGATGGCTATGAAGCAATGCAAATCGGTTTTGCAGATGCAAAAAAACCAAACAAACCAGAAACAGGCCACGCTGCTAAAGCAGAAACGGCTCCTAAGCGCTTCATTAAGGAAATCCGTGACGTTAATCTTGACGAGGTAGAAGTAGGTCAAGCGATTAACGTAACAACATTTGCAGCAGGAGATATCGTTGATGTGACAGGGATTTCTAAAGGGAAAGGTTTCCAAGGTGCAATTAAGCGCCACAACCAATCTCGTGGACCAATGTCCCACGGTTCTCGTTACCACCGTCGCCCAGGTTCAATGGGACCTGTAGCGCCAAACCGCGTATTTAAAGGAAAACTTCTTCCTGGACGCATGGGTGGAGAGCAAATCACGATGCAAAACCTTGAAATCGTTCGTGTTGACGAAGAACGCAACTTGCTTCTCGTTAAAGGAAATGTTCCAGGTGCTAAGAAAAGCTATGTAACTGTACAATCTGCAGTTAAAGCGTAACGTTATAGAAAGGAGGCCATTCGAATGCCGAAAGTAACAGTTTTTAATCAAACAGGTTCACAAGTAGGAGATATTGAACTTGCTGATGCAGTCTTTGGAATTGAGCCAAACAAAAGCGTCCTTCACGATGCAGTCGTGATGCAGCAAGCATCTCTTCGTCAAGGTACACACAAAACTAAAGGTCGTTCTGAAGTTCGTGGCGGTGGAAGAAAGCCATGGCGTCAAAAAGGAACTGGACGTGCTCGTCAAGGTTCTATCCGTTCCCCACAATGGGTTGGCGGTGGCGTTGTATTTGGACCAACACCACGCAGTTACAGCTTCAAGCTTCCGAAAAAAGTTCGCCGTCTAGCGATTAAGTCTGCTTTGTCTTCTAAAGTACAAGGTTCAGAATTAGTTGTTCTTGATAGCTTACAATTCGAAGCAATCAAAACAAAAACAATGAAGGACGTACTTGCAAGTCTTTCTGTAGACTCTAAGGCTCTTGTTGTGACAGCAGATTACAACGAAAATGTCGCATTGTCTGCACGCAACTTGCCAGGAGTTACGTTCCTTACAGCCGACAGCGTAAACGTTTTAGACTTGCTTAAGCATGATAAGCTTGTCATCACAAAAGACGCAGTCGAAAAGGTAGAGGAGGTGCTTGCGTAATGTCAAACGCACGTGATATCATTAAGCGCCCTGTCATCACTGAGAAGTCTGCTGACTTGATGGAACTAAAAAAGTATACATTTGACGTTGACGTTCGCGCGAACAAAACTCAAATCAAAGATGCTATTGAAGAGATTTTCGAAGTGAAAGTCGATAGCGTTAATACTGTAAATTATAAAGGTAAATCCAAGCGTTTTGGACGCTATACTGGATTTACTCCGAAGCGCAAAAAAGCGATTGTCCAGCTCTCTGCGGATAGCAAAGAACTAGACTTCTTTGAAGCGTAAGAAACAAGAGAAGGAGGGAATCACACATGGCTATTAAAAAGTATAAACCGACCAGTGCCGGTCGTCGTAATATGAGCGGATCTGACTTCGCTGAGTTGACTACAGATAAACCGGAAAAGTCGTTACTAGCGCCGTTACACAATAAAGGCGGACGTAACAACCAAGGTCGTCTAACTGTTCGTCATCAAGGTGGCGGTCACAAGCGTCAATACCGTATCATTGACTTTAAGCGTAATAAAGATGGAATTCCAGGTCGCGTTGCTACGATCGAATATGATCCAAACCGGTCTGCGAATATCGCATTAATCAACTATGCTGATGGTGAAAAACGTTACATTCTTGCTCCAAAAGGACTTACAGTAGGTACTGTAATCGAGTCTGGTGCAGAAGCAGATATTAAAGCAGGTAACGCTCTTCCACTTATCAACATTCCAGTTGGTACAGTAATCCACAATATTGAACTTCGTCCTGGTAAAGGCGGACAGCTAGTTCGTTCTGCTGGAACAGAAGCACAACTTCTTGGTAAAGAAGGTCAATATGTTCTTGTTCGTTTAAATTCTGGTGAAACTCGTTACATCCTATCTACTTGCCGCGCTACAATTGGTCAAGTTGGAAATGTTGAACATGAGTTAATCAGCATTGGTAAAGCAGGTCGTTCACGCTGGAAAGGCATTCGCCCAACAGTACGTGGTTCTGTAATGAACCCGAATGATCACCCACACGGTGGTGGTGAAGGTAAAGCGCCAATTGGCCGTCCGTCACCTATGTCTCCATGGGGTAAACCAACACTTGGTTTCAAAACACGTAAGAAGAACAAGCAATCCGACAAGTACATTGTACGTCGTCGTAAAAAATAACGTGGTTTGGCTACGGTTCTCAAGTAGGGCCGTGGACGAATCTCGAAGGGAGGCACTCACATGGGCCGCAGTTTGAAAAAAGGACCTTTCGTCGATGGTCATTTGATGAAGAAAGTTGAAGCGTTGAACGAAACAAACGACAAGAAAGTTGTTAAGACTTGGTCTCGTCGTTCTACAATCTTCCCTGACTTTATTGGCCACACGTTTGCAGTATATGATGGCCGCAAGCATGTACCAGTTTATGTTTCTGAAGATATGGTTGGACACAAGCTTGGCGAATTTGCTCCTACTCGTACGTACAAAGGGCATGCCGCTGATAAGAAAACAAGACGTTAAGTAAGAAAGGAGGACATCTCTCATGGAACAAGCTAAAGCTGTAGCGAAACAAGTTCGCATTGCGCCTCGTAAAGTCCGTCTTGTGATCGATCTAATTCGTGGCAAACAAGTCGGTGAAGCCATCGCTATCTTAAAGCATACACCTAAATCAGCTTCTCCAGTAGTTGAAAAGCTTCTAAATTCAGCAATTGCGAATGCAGAACACAACTACGAAATGGAGCCAAATAATCTCGTTATTTCAGAAGCTTTCGTTGACGAAGGCGTTACGCTTAAACGTTTCCGTCCGCGTGCACAAGGTCGTGCTAGCCGGATTAACAAACGTACGAGCCATATTACATTGGTTGTAACAGAAAAGAAGGAGGGATAACACATGGGTCAAAAAGTAAATCCGGTCGGACTACGTGTCGGCGTCATTCGTGATTGGGATTCTAAGTGGTTTGCTAGTAAAAAAGACTATGCAGATTTACTACATGAAGACATCGCGATCCGTAAGCATGTTGAAGGTCGTTTGAAAGACGCATCTGTGTCTAAAGTAGAAATCGAACGCGCTGCAAACCGTGTGAATATCACAATTTCTACTGCCAAGCCAGGAATGGTGATCGGAAAAGGCGGTTCAGAAGTTGAAGCACTACGTAAGTCTCTTAATGATCTTACTGGCAAACGCGTACACATTAATATCTCAGAAATCAAGCTAGCTGATATGGATGCTAAACTTGTTGCTGAAAATATTGCTCGTCAATTAGAAAATCGTATTTCATTCCGTCGTGCGATGAAGCAAGCGATTCAACGTACTATGCGTTCTGGCGCAAAAGGAATTAAAACACAAGTATCTGGACGCCTTGGTGGCGCGGATATTGCTCGTGCAGAGCACTATAGCGAAGGAACTGTTCCACTTCACACACTTCGTGCTGATATCGATTATGGTACAGCAGAAGCTGATACAACATACGGTAAAATTGGTGTTAAAATTTGGAT
This window encodes:
- the rpsJ gene encoding 30S ribosomal protein S10, which gives rise to MAKQKIRIRLKAYDHRVLDQSAEKIVETAKRSGASVSGPIPLPTEKSVYTVLRAVHKYKDSREQFEMRTHKRLIDIVNPTPQTVDALMRLDLPSGVDIEIKL
- the rplV gene encoding 50S ribosomal protein L22; amino-acid sequence: MEQAKAVAKQVRIAPRKVRLVIDLIRGKQVGEAIAILKHTPKSASPVVEKLLNSAIANAEHNYEMEPNNLVISEAFVDEGVTLKRFRPRAQGRASRINKRTSHITLVVTEKKEG
- the rplC gene encoding 50S ribosomal protein L3, which gives rise to MTKGILGRKIGMTQVFAENGEVIPVTVIEAEPNVVLQKKSVESDGYEAMQIGFADAKKPNKPETGHAAKAETAPKRFIKEIRDVNLDEVEVGQAINVTTFAAGDIVDVTGISKGKGFQGAIKRHNQSRGPMSHGSRYHRRPGSMGPVAPNRVFKGKLLPGRMGGEQITMQNLEIVRVDEERNLLLVKGNVPGAKKSYVTVQSAVKA
- the rplD gene encoding 50S ribosomal protein L4; this translates as MPKVTVFNQTGSQVGDIELADAVFGIEPNKSVLHDAVVMQQASLRQGTHKTKGRSEVRGGGRKPWRQKGTGRARQGSIRSPQWVGGGVVFGPTPRSYSFKLPKKVRRLAIKSALSSKVQGSELVVLDSLQFEAIKTKTMKDVLASLSVDSKALVVTADYNENVALSARNLPGVTFLTADSVNVLDLLKHDKLVITKDAVEKVEEVLA
- the rplW gene encoding 50S ribosomal protein L23, with translation MSNARDIIKRPVITEKSADLMELKKYTFDVDVRANKTQIKDAIEEIFEVKVDSVNTVNYKGKSKRFGRYTGFTPKRKKAIVQLSADSKELDFFEA
- the rpsS gene encoding 30S ribosomal protein S19, whose amino-acid sequence is MGRSLKKGPFVDGHLMKKVEALNETNDKKVVKTWSRRSTIFPDFIGHTFAVYDGRKHVPVYVSEDMVGHKLGEFAPTRTYKGHAADKKTRR
- the rplB gene encoding 50S ribosomal protein L2; the protein is MAIKKYKPTSAGRRNMSGSDFAELTTDKPEKSLLAPLHNKGGRNNQGRLTVRHQGGGHKRQYRIIDFKRNKDGIPGRVATIEYDPNRSANIALINYADGEKRYILAPKGLTVGTVIESGAEADIKAGNALPLINIPVGTVIHNIELRPGKGGQLVRSAGTEAQLLGKEGQYVLVRLNSGETRYILSTCRATIGQVGNVEHELISIGKAGRSRWKGIRPTVRGSVMNPNDHPHGGGEGKAPIGRPSPMSPWGKPTLGFKTRKKNKQSDKYIVRRRKK
- the rpsC gene encoding 30S ribosomal protein S3, with the translated sequence MGQKVNPVGLRVGVIRDWDSKWFASKKDYADLLHEDIAIRKHVEGRLKDASVSKVEIERAANRVNITISTAKPGMVIGKGGSEVEALRKSLNDLTGKRVHINISEIKLADMDAKLVAENIARQLENRISFRRAMKQAIQRTMRSGAKGIKTQVSGRLGGADIARAEHYSEGTVPLHTLRADIDYGTAEADTTYGKIGVKIWIYRGEVLPTKGTNKEEGGN